The following coding sequences lie in one Aythya fuligula isolate bAytFul2 chromosome 17, bAytFul2.pri, whole genome shotgun sequence genomic window:
- the ZDHHC8 gene encoding probable palmitoyltransferase ZDHHC8, with the protein MPSSTGKRFKPTKYIPVSTAAALLVGSTTLFFVFTCPWLTKAISPAIPVYNGLVFLFVLANFSMATFMDPGVFPRADEDEDKDDDFRAPLYKNVEIKGIQVRMKWCATCHFYRPPRCSHCSVCDNCVEDFDHHCPWVNNCIGRRNYRYFFLFLLSLSTHMVGVFTFGLIFVLNHMEKLGAAHTTITMAVMCVAGLFFIPVIGLTGFHIVLVARGRTTNEQVTGKFRGGVNPFTRGCCGNVEHVLCSPLAPRYIVEPKKKQAVSVKPPFLRPDLSERQITVKISDNGIQANLNRSKSKISLEGLEDKSMDVQPPLPPKGDQSKYSELKGQLGTSEEGGLSPKLISPPTPAMYKYRPAFSNNPKVHYHAAAEQITVQEGHSQGALIEEDGGSLDYQSEPSLDIPSYRKSSLHKTYQSSPLQIDSFAINSRSLSLKSAGRRGTDKVPLHPIKSEGATSTPYKSIFSPNSLSNRNGSLSYDSLLNPMSPSGRKCIAHSAVSSVGYHSPYLSAKMCHLRGSELQRQPPQSFSPVLGGPAPHQRDPSPVRYDNLSKTIMASIQERKEMEEREKLLHSHPDSVFADSGVYDTPSSYSLQQVSTLSEDPRSMAMRYGSRDNLMAATSFSTRNPILQSSVSSLSSAMTRAPRTSTTSLQADLANNNVQSHQALQGRVSNGSYKSPGHQVPSSPTGMPRSPSYGGPKAVSFVNTVEITEVQSVGAQRDDMQLKTPHSKINGQPKGISRLGSTSSSQGTPVSPARHSNVKKVSGVGGTTYEISV; encoded by the exons GTGCCCCTGGCTGACAAAAGCCATCTCACCAGCCATCCCAGTGTACAATGGGCTCGTGTTCTTGTTTGTACTGGCAAACTTCAGCATGGCAACTTTCATGGACCCTGGAGTTTTTCCACGAG cagatgaagatgaagataaaGATGATGACTTCCGAGCTCCACTCTACAAGAACGTGGAGATTAAAGGAATCCAAGTACGGATGAAATGGTGTGCCACCTGCCACTTCTACCGTCCTCCACGCTGCTCTCACTGCAGCGTCTGTGACAACTGTGTTGAG GATTTTGACCATCACTGTCCGTGGGTCAACAATTGCATAGGACGGAGGAACTACcgctatttttttctcttcttgctgtCCTTAAGTACGCACATGGTTGGAGTATTCACCTTTGGTCTGATCTTCGTATTAAACCACATGGaaaagctgggagcagctcaCACCACCATTAC AATGGCTGTCATGTGTGTGGCTGGATTATTCTTTATTCCAGTCATTGGTCTCACTGGTTTTCATATTGTTCTAGTGGCCCGAGGGCGCACAACCAATGAACAG GTGACAGGTAAATTTCGAGGAGGAGTGAATCCTTTTACCCGAGGATGCTGTGGAAATGTGGAACATGTGCTCTGCAGCCCTTTGGCTCCCAG GTATATAGTCGAGCCCAAGAAGAAGCAAGCTGTGAGCGTGAAGCCTCCATTCCTCAGACCTGATTTATCTGAACGACAAATCACAGTGAAGATCAGTGACAATGGGATCCAAGCCAACCTTAACCGGAGCAAG TCTAAAATTAGCCTGGAAGGTCTGGAGGATAAAAGTATGGATGTGCAGCCACCTCTCCCACCCAAAGGAGATCAAAGCAAGTACTCTGAGCTAAAAGGGCAGCTGGGAACCAGCGAAG aaGGTGGCCTTTCACCCAAATTGATCAGCCCTCCTACACCTGCCATGTACAAGTATCGGCCAGCTTTCAGCAACAATCCCAAAGTCCACTAccatgctgcagctgagcag ATCACCGTGCAGGAGGGACACAGTCAAGGGGCTCTGATTGAAGAGGATGGCGGCAGCCTTGACTACCAGTCTGAACCAAGCCTGGACATCCCCAGCTACCGAAAGAGCTCCCTTCACAAGACCTATCAGTCTTCCCCACTCCAGATAGATTCCTTTGCCATCAATTCACGATCCCTGAGCCTGAAgtctgctggcaggagagggACAGACAAAGTGCCCCTTCATCCAATAAAGTCTGAAGGGGCGACTTCCACCCCTTACAAAAGCATCTTTTCTCCCAATTCTCTGTCAAACAGAAATGGGAGTCTTTCATATGACAGTTTGCTAAACCCCATGTCGCCCTCGGGGAGGAAGTGCATCGCCCATTCTGCAGTCAGCTCTGTCGGGTACCACTCACCATATTTATCAGCCAAAATGTGCCATCTCCGGGGGAGTGAGCTGCAACGCCAGCCACCTCAGAGCTTCAGCCCAGTGCTGGGGGGCCCAGCTCCACATCAGCGAGATCCCTCTCCAGTCCGCTATGACAACCTTTCCAAAACCATTATGGCATCCAtccaggagaggaaggagatggaagagagggagaagctCCTCCACTCACACCCTGATTCAGTGTTTGCAGACTCAGGTGTTTATGACACCCCTAGCTCTTACAGCCTTCAGCAAGTCAGCACTCTCTCTGAAGACCCACGCAGCATGGCGATGAGGTATGGATCTAGAGACAATCTGATGGCTGCTACCAGTTTTAGCACAAGGAACCCTATACTGCAGTCCTCAGTGTCTTCACTCTCAAGTGCAATGACAAGAGCACCAAGGACTTCCACAACCTCTCTTCAAGCTGATTTAGCCAATAACAATGTCCAGTCCCATCAAGCACTACAGGGCAGGGTGAGCAATGGCTCCTACAAATCACCAGGCCACCAGGTCCCATCGTCCCCCACAGGGATGCCTAGGTCACCCTCTTATGGAGGCCCGAAAGCTGTCTCGTTTGTAAACACTGTGGAAATTACAGAGGTGCAATCAGTGGGAGCACAAAG gGATGACATGCAGTTGAAGACACctcacagtaaaataaatggaCAGCCGAAAGGAATATCCAGGTTGGGTTCAACATCAAGTTCCCAGGGGACACCTGTCAGCCCTGCTAGACACTCAAATGTTAAGAAGGTGTCTGGAGTTGGTGGAACGACCTATGaaatttcagtgtaa